Proteins co-encoded in one Ruegeria sp. HKCCD4315 genomic window:
- a CDS encoding CPBP family intramembrane glutamic endopeptidase, with protein sequence MTFFLSLLPAIWPWLILIAAQVTALVGHWAVALSLLVLFASIASATGLMSLLAIAAVVGGLAGAALLPHLKGRLAVAGHALLILWCLAMGAHLLPGFQNLKVLDQVQTGAASTGFTMHLNLDKPMVFFAVLLAWPGMLQSTIQTKFGPLVAGLLLLPGLFLLGLAVGAIQPEFSVPRWWLVFVLSNLFLTCLTEEAFFRGYLQSAVISRLGAVGGVIAASLLFGLAHFGGGPALVVFASILGLACGLGYYSTQRLWVPVAMHFGFNLVHLLLFTYPGPA encoded by the coding sequence GTGACGTTCTTTCTTTCTCTATTACCGGCGATTTGGCCTTGGTTGATTCTGATCGCCGCGCAGGTAACTGCGCTTGTGGGGCACTGGGCGGTCGCGCTGTCACTGCTGGTTCTGTTTGCAAGCATCGCCTCAGCAACGGGGCTGATGTCACTTCTGGCTATTGCGGCTGTGGTCGGTGGGCTGGCCGGAGCCGCCTTGCTGCCGCACCTCAAAGGGCGGCTTGCGGTCGCAGGACACGCGCTTTTGATCCTGTGGTGTCTGGCCATGGGTGCGCATCTTCTGCCCGGATTTCAGAACCTGAAAGTGTTGGATCAGGTGCAGACCGGGGCCGCCAGTACAGGGTTCACAATGCACCTGAATCTGGACAAACCGATGGTCTTCTTCGCCGTTCTTCTAGCCTGGCCCGGAATGCTTCAAAGCACCATTCAGACCAAATTCGGCCCGCTGGTGGCAGGGCTCCTGCTGTTGCCGGGGCTGTTTCTATTGGGTCTTGCCGTCGGCGCGATACAGCCAGAATTTTCGGTCCCACGGTGGTGGCTGGTCTTTGTCCTGTCCAACTTGTTTTTGACCTGCCTGACGGAAGAAGCCTTCTTTCGTGGCTACCTGCAATCCGCCGTCATCTCACGTCTTGGCGCCGTCGGAGGAGTTATTGCGGCTAGCCTGCTGTTCGGGTTGGCTCACTTTGGCGGCGGACCGGCACTAGTGGTCTTTGCCTCAATTCTCGGGTTGGCCTGTGGTTTGGGGTATTATTCAACACAGCGTCTTTGGGTGCCCGTTGCGATGCATTTCGGGTTCAATCTGGTGCACCTGCTGCTGTTCACCTATCCCGGCCCCGCCTGA
- the rpsU gene encoding 30S ribosomal protein S21, producing MQVSVRDNNVDQALRALKKKLQREGVFREMKLKQHFEKPSEKKAREKAEAIRRARKLARKKAQREGLL from the coding sequence ATGCAGGTTAGTGTTCGCGACAATAACGTCGATCAGGCGCTTCGTGCCCTGAAGAAAAAGCTGCAGCGCGAAGGCGTGTTCCGTGAAATGAAGCTGAAGCAACATTTCGAGAAACCGTCCGAGAAAAAAGCGCGTGAGAAAGCTGAAGCGATTCGTCGTGCCCGTAAACTGGCACGCAAGAAAGCCCAGCGCGAAGGTCTGCTCTAA
- a CDS encoding Lrp/AsnC family transcriptional regulator — translation MALDTTDRKILAALQKNGRMSNSELSEQVNLSPSACHRRVQRLEVEGFIRNYVALLDARKMNVPTTVFVEITLQGQAEEVLDSFEKAVARIPDVLECHLMAGTADYILKVVAENTEDFARIHRQYLSRLPGVAQMQSSFALRTVFKTTALPV, via the coding sequence ATGGCCTTAGATACGACTGATAGAAAGATTCTGGCGGCCCTCCAGAAAAACGGCCGGATGTCGAATTCGGAGCTGTCCGAGCAGGTCAACCTGTCGCCGTCTGCCTGCCATCGGCGTGTTCAGCGTCTCGAGGTTGAGGGGTTCATCCGCAACTATGTGGCGTTGCTGGATGCGCGCAAGATGAACGTGCCTACAACCGTCTTTGTCGAGATTACCTTGCAAGGACAGGCCGAAGAGGTTTTGGATTCTTTTGAAAAGGCAGTGGCGCGTATTCCCGACGTATTGGAGTGCCACCTGATGGCGGGAACGGCGGACTATATCCTGAAAGTGGTGGCCGAAAACACCGAGGATTTTGCGCGCATTCACCGGCAATATCTGTCGCGATTGCCCGGGGTGGCGCAGATGCAAAGCTCGTTTGCTTTGCGCACAGTGTTCAAGACCACCGCTCTGCCAGTCTGA
- a CDS encoding glutathione S-transferase family protein, protein MLDNKPHPIMARWPAQSPDKIQLYSYPTPNGVKASIMLEETGLPYEAHLVTLADADVKSPEFLSLNPNNKIPAIIDPNGPDGEPLALFESGAILLYLAEKSGKLLGESAADKHRITQWLMFQMGGVGPMFGQLGFFHKFAGSEIEDPRPRERYVKEAKRLLNVVNTQLEGQDWIAGDYSIADIALAPWLNALDFYGTKDVVGWDGYANAVAYVDRFMQRPAVQRGKVIPARG, encoded by the coding sequence ATGCTGGACAACAAACCTCATCCGATCATGGCCCGCTGGCCTGCCCAATCCCCGGACAAGATCCAACTGTACTCCTATCCAACCCCAAACGGCGTCAAAGCGTCGATCATGCTTGAGGAAACCGGCCTGCCATACGAGGCTCATCTGGTGACGCTTGCAGATGCGGATGTCAAAAGCCCCGAGTTTCTATCGCTGAACCCGAACAACAAAATCCCTGCCATCATCGATCCCAACGGGCCTGATGGTGAACCGCTTGCCCTGTTCGAAAGCGGCGCCATCCTACTGTACCTTGCAGAGAAGTCGGGCAAGTTATTGGGTGAAAGCGCCGCCGACAAACACCGCATCACCCAGTGGCTGATGTTTCAGATGGGCGGGGTCGGTCCGATGTTCGGCCAGCTGGGCTTTTTCCACAAATTTGCGGGCAGCGAGATCGAAGACCCCCGCCCGCGCGAACGCTATGTCAAAGAGGCGAAACGCCTGTTGAACGTGGTCAACACCCAGCTTGAAGGGCAAGATTGGATCGCAGGCGACTATTCAATCGCCGACATTGCCCTTGCGCCATGGCTGAACGCGTTGGATTTCTACGGCACGAAGGACGTTGTCGGCTGGGACGGCTACGCCAATGCCGTCGCCTATGTCGACCGTTTCATGCAACGTCCGGCGGTTCAGCGCGGCAAGGTCATACCTGCGCGCGGCTAA
- the ald gene encoding alanine dehydrogenase, producing the protein MKIGCPKEIKPQEFRVGMTPNAAQEAVARGHEVLIETGAGIGAGFDNDAYVAAGARIIDTAEEVFATADMIVKVKEPQAVERKMLREGQLLFTYLHLAPDPEQTHDLLESGCTAIAYETVTDANGGLPLLAPMSEVAGRLAPQVGSWTLQKANGGRGVLMGGVPGVGPAKVVVIGGGVVGTHAAKIAAGMGADVTVLDRSLPRLRYLDDVFGGTFKNQYSTAGATAELIRDADMVIGAVLIPGAAAPKLVSRAQLSTMKPGAVLVDVAIDQGGCFETSKATTHADPIYDVDGIMHYCVANMPGAVARTSTIALGNATMPFMLSLADKGWKQACQDDPHLLEGLNVHAGQLTYYAVGKALGIDVVSPNVVVKS; encoded by the coding sequence ATGAAAATCGGTTGCCCCAAGGAAATCAAACCTCAGGAATTCCGCGTCGGCATGACACCCAACGCCGCTCAGGAAGCGGTTGCCCGCGGCCACGAAGTACTGATCGAAACCGGCGCAGGCATTGGCGCTGGTTTTGACAATGACGCCTATGTTGCAGCAGGCGCACGCATCATCGACACCGCAGAAGAAGTGTTCGCCACCGCTGACATGATCGTCAAGGTCAAAGAACCGCAAGCTGTCGAACGCAAGATGCTGCGTGAAGGTCAGTTGCTGTTCACATACCTGCATCTGGCACCCGACCCAGAGCAAACCCATGACCTGCTGGAATCGGGCTGTACAGCAATCGCCTATGAAACCGTAACCGATGCCAATGGCGGTCTTCCTCTGCTGGCGCCGATGTCCGAAGTCGCTGGTCGTCTGGCGCCTCAGGTCGGCTCGTGGACCCTGCAAAAGGCAAATGGTGGACGCGGTGTTCTGATGGGCGGCGTTCCCGGTGTTGGCCCGGCCAAAGTCGTCGTGATTGGTGGCGGCGTCGTGGGTACGCACGCAGCAAAGATCGCCGCTGGCATGGGCGCAGACGTCACCGTTCTGGATCGCTCTTTGCCACGCCTGCGTTATTTGGATGACGTCTTTGGTGGGACATTCAAGAACCAATATTCAACGGCGGGCGCCACGGCCGAGCTGATCCGGGATGCCGATATGGTGATCGGTGCCGTACTGATCCCTGGCGCTGCGGCTCCTAAACTTGTATCGCGCGCTCAATTGTCGACGATGAAGCCGGGCGCAGTTCTGGTTGACGTCGCCATCGATCAGGGCGGGTGCTTTGAGACTTCGAAAGCCACCACCCATGCCGACCCAATCTACGACGTCGATGGCATCATGCATTACTGCGTGGCAAACATGCCCGGTGCTGTGGCGCGTACTTCGACCATCGCATTGGGCAACGCCACGATGCCCTTCATGCTGTCTCTGGCAGACAAAGGCTGGAAACAGGCATGTCAGGACGATCCGCACCTTCTGGAAGGTCTGAACGTTCATGCAGGGCAGCTGACTTACTATGCCGTCGGCAAAGCCCTGGGTATTGACGTGGTTTCGCCCAACGTGGTCGTCAAATCATAA
- a CDS encoding CAP domain-containing protein: MSTASQIEQEMLALINAERTSRGLTPLQLETQLNDSSEDHSSWMLDTDTFSHTGQGGSSATQRMQDAGFDLSGSWRTGENIAWQSERGEPGISDDVAQLHENLMNSPGHRANILNPDFEYIGIGIETGDMQGFDAVMVTQNFAATDSAVMLDNGNAPVPPVDDVADPQDPGAETPDTDVAEPEDPDAETPDTDVVEPEDPDTETPDTDVAEPEEPDAETPDTDVAEPEEPDAETPDTDVAEPAPETPVGEEPDGCFDVAAFLAELEAFLDNVLAQIDQFHWETDDMTPSDMAEDDMQDTDTDDMDIVEVDDMDPVEAPVDDYAGSDGTDDADIYVFNFWGTGCMIEAA, encoded by the coding sequence ATGTCGACTGCAAGTCAAATCGAGCAAGAAATGCTGGCGCTGATCAACGCCGAGCGCACATCACGCGGGCTTACCCCACTGCAACTGGAAACACAGCTGAACGACTCATCCGAAGATCACAGCAGCTGGATGCTGGATACGGACACGTTCAGCCATACAGGCCAGGGCGGCTCCAGCGCGACACAGCGAATGCAGGATGCAGGTTTTGATCTGTCCGGCAGCTGGCGCACTGGCGAGAATATCGCCTGGCAATCAGAACGCGGCGAGCCCGGCATTAGCGATGACGTCGCGCAGTTGCACGAAAACCTGATGAACAGCCCGGGACACCGAGCAAACATTCTGAACCCTGATTTCGAATATATTGGCATCGGCATTGAAACCGGTGACATGCAAGGATTCGACGCGGTGATGGTCACTCAGAATTTCGCGGCCACTGACAGCGCTGTGATGCTGGACAACGGGAACGCTCCGGTTCCACCTGTGGACGATGTGGCGGACCCCCAAGACCCGGGCGCCGAGACGCCCGACACCGATGTGGCCGAGCCTGAGGACCCGGATGCCGAAACGCCCGACACTGATGTGGTCGAACCCGAGGATCCGGATACTGAAACGCCCGATACCGATGTGGCCGAACCCGAGGAGCCGGATGCCGAAACGCCTGACACCGACGTGGCCGAGCCCGAGGAGCCGGATGCCGAAACACCCGACACGGATGTGGCCGAGCCAGCCCCCGAGACACCTGTCGGTGAAGAACCTGACGGATGTTTTGACGTGGCAGCCTTTCTGGCCGAACTGGAAGCTTTCCTGGATAACGTTCTGGCGCAGATTGATCAGTTCCACTGGGAGACAGACGACATGACACCGTCGGACATGGCCGAGGATGACATGCAGGATACAGACACCGACGACATGGACATTGTTGAGGTCGATGACATGGACCCGGTCGAAGCCCCCGTTGACGACTATGCTGGCTCGGACGGAACAGATGACGCAGACATCTATGTGTTCAATTTCTGGGGCACGGGCTGCATGATCGAAGCAGCCTGA
- the ppk2 gene encoding polyphosphate kinase 2: MAYENNGGPKDWLEAELEDTLDEDFEIEFSEPMLSMEVRKIYREQHPDMLDRKVYFRNLLRLQAELIKVQDWVQHTGAKVCILFEGRDSAGKGGVIKRITQRLNPRVARVVALPAPSRREQSQWYFQRYVPHLPAAGEIVLFDRSWYNRAGVERVMGFASEDQVEQFFQDVPEFERMLVRSGIILLKYWFSITDEEQQLRFLMRIHDPMKQWKLSPMDLESRIRWESYTKAKEDMLFRTNIPEAPWYIVEGNDKKRERLNCIEHLLTKVPYTDVPQEKVNLPDRRYNPEYERRVLPDELYVPKIY, translated from the coding sequence TTGGCTTACGAAAACAACGGTGGACCCAAAGATTGGCTTGAGGCCGAATTGGAAGACACGTTGGACGAAGATTTTGAGATCGAGTTCAGCGAACCGATGCTGTCGATGGAAGTGCGGAAGATCTATCGGGAACAACACCCGGATATGCTGGATCGCAAGGTCTATTTCCGCAACCTGCTGCGCCTGCAAGCTGAGCTGATCAAAGTGCAGGATTGGGTTCAGCACACCGGTGCCAAGGTTTGTATTCTGTTCGAAGGTCGCGACAGCGCGGGCAAGGGGGGCGTGATCAAACGGATCACCCAGCGCTTGAATCCACGTGTCGCGCGTGTGGTCGCCCTGCCCGCGCCCAGCCGTCGCGAGCAGAGCCAGTGGTATTTCCAGCGTTATGTGCCGCATTTGCCTGCGGCCGGCGAGATCGTGTTGTTCGACCGGTCATGGTACAACCGCGCAGGCGTCGAACGAGTTATGGGTTTTGCGTCCGAGGATCAGGTTGAACAGTTTTTTCAGGACGTTCCCGAATTCGAACGGATGTTGGTGCGATCAGGGATTATTCTGCTGAAATACTGGTTCTCGATCACGGATGAAGAACAGCAGTTGCGATTCCTCATGCGGATTCACGACCCGATGAAACAGTGGAAGCTGTCACCGATGGATCTGGAATCCCGCATCCGTTGGGAATCTTATACCAAGGCGAAAGAGGATATGCTCTTCCGGACCAATATTCCCGAAGCCCCTTGGTACATTGTCGAAGGCAATGACAAAAAACGCGAGCGGTTGAACTGTATCGAGCATCTTTTGACCAAAGTTCCATACACGGATGTGCCACAGGAAAAAGTCAATCTGCCTGACCGCCGATATAACCCGGAATATGAGCGTCGCGTTTTGCCGGATGAATTGTACGTGCCAAAGATTTACTGA
- a CDS encoding mechanosensitive ion channel family protein — protein sequence MRVDEVVTQVGAYAPLIMNAVKALVVLILGWIVAGAIGGMVRRRINSTPHIDPTLGNFMASLVKWAILAMVLVAVLGIFGIEATSIVAILGAASLAIGLALQGTLSDLAAGVMLVVFRPYKLGQYVDIGGTAGTVKDLNLFTTELVTPDNVQIIVPNGQSWGSIITNFSAHDTRRVDLVFGIDYGDSADKAMQIILDVAKADDRIHSDPEPWVKVTNLGDSSVDLTARLWCDAADYWDAKFELTKAVKEAFDDKGISIPYPHAVEIQKQG from the coding sequence ATGCGCGTGGATGAGGTCGTAACACAGGTGGGCGCATACGCCCCGCTGATCATGAATGCAGTCAAGGCGCTTGTCGTTCTGATCCTGGGCTGGATTGTAGCCGGCGCAATCGGTGGCATGGTGCGCCGCCGGATCAACTCGACGCCACATATCGATCCCACACTCGGGAACTTTATGGCGAGCCTTGTCAAATGGGCCATACTGGCCATGGTTCTGGTTGCCGTTCTTGGCATCTTTGGGATCGAAGCCACAAGCATCGTTGCCATTCTCGGCGCCGCTTCTCTGGCCATTGGTCTGGCACTTCAAGGCACGCTCAGCGATTTGGCTGCCGGTGTCATGCTGGTCGTCTTCCGACCCTACAAACTGGGTCAGTATGTGGATATTGGCGGCACAGCAGGAACCGTGAAGGATTTGAACCTGTTCACCACCGAACTGGTAACCCCTGACAACGTTCAGATCATTGTCCCGAACGGTCAGTCCTGGGGATCGATCATCACCAACTTTTCGGCACATGACACGCGTCGCGTCGATCTGGTGTTCGGTATTGATTATGGTGACAGTGCGGACAAGGCGATGCAAATCATCTTGGACGTGGCCAAAGCGGACGACCGCATTCACAGCGATCCCGAGCCCTGGGTCAAGGTCACCAATCTTGGGGACAGTTCAGTGGACCTGACGGCGCGGCTCTGGTGTGATGCGGCGGATTATTGGGATGCCAAATTCGAACTGACCAAGGCTGTGAAAGAAGCCTTTGACGACAAGGGTATCTCGATCCCTTACCCACACGCAGTGGAAATTCAGAAACAGGGGTGA
- a CDS encoding YtoQ family protein, protein MLNVYLSGEIHTDWREQIIEGAQGLDVTFNSPVTDHAASDDCGVAILGAEPNKYWHDHKGAMVNAIRTRKGIADADVVVVRFGDKYKQWNAAFDAGYAAALGKSIIVLHGPDHQHALKEVDAAALAVAEEPAQVVEILRYVLTGALPG, encoded by the coding sequence ATGCTGAACGTTTACCTCTCGGGCGAAATCCACACCGACTGGCGGGAACAGATCATTGAGGGTGCGCAAGGGTTGGATGTGACATTCAACAGCCCTGTGACCGATCATGCTGCCAGCGATGATTGCGGTGTCGCCATTCTAGGGGCCGAGCCGAACAAATATTGGCACGACCATAAGGGCGCGATGGTCAACGCGATCCGCACGCGCAAGGGGATTGCGGATGCGGACGTCGTGGTTGTTCGGTTTGGAGACAAGTACAAACAGTGGAACGCAGCCTTTGACGCGGGTTATGCTGCGGCACTTGGCAAGTCGATCATTGTTCTGCACGGCCCGGATCATCAGCACGCGTTGAAAGAAGTTGACGCAGCCGCGCTTGCCGTGGCTGAAGAGCCTGCTCAGGTTGTGGAAATTCTGCGCTATGTGTTGACTGGCGCGCTGCCCGGCTGA
- a CDS encoding COQ9 family protein → MTTTYEDAKQQLLDAMLIHVPFDGWSETSFRASISDCDLDDGLARAICPRGAVDLALAYHARGDQAMLDRIKSEDLSELKFRDKIAAAVRFRLQAVEDKELVRRGMTLFSLPTHAADGAKAVWQTCDLIWDALGDTSDDVNWYTKRATLSGVYSSTLLFWLGDDSPDHQRTWEFLDRRIANVMEFEKLKAQVRDNPVLKPFLAVPNWLAGQVKAPMRMRADLPGMLNPRK, encoded by the coding sequence ATGACGACCACATATGAAGATGCAAAACAGCAGCTTTTGGATGCGATGCTGATCCATGTTCCCTTCGACGGCTGGTCGGAAACCAGTTTTCGTGCCTCTATTTCCGATTGTGATCTGGATGATGGTCTGGCCCGTGCGATCTGTCCACGCGGGGCGGTTGATCTGGCGCTGGCTTACCACGCACGCGGCGATCAGGCGATGCTGGATCGCATCAAATCCGAAGATCTGAGCGAGTTGAAATTCCGCGACAAGATTGCAGCTGCGGTTCGGTTCCGGTTGCAGGCGGTCGAAGACAAAGAGTTGGTGCGCCGTGGCATGACCCTGTTTTCCCTGCCGACCCATGCGGCGGATGGGGCCAAGGCGGTCTGGCAAACCTGCGATCTGATCTGGGATGCGCTGGGCGACACGTCGGACGATGTGAATTGGTACACCAAACGGGCCACTCTGTCGGGGGTTTACTCGTCGACGTTGCTGTTTTGGCTGGGCGATGACAGCCCCGACCATCAGCGCACGTGGGAATTCCTGGACCGCCGGATCGCAAATGTCATGGAGTTTGAAAAGCTCAAGGCGCAGGTACGCGACAATCCGGTGCTGAAGCCGTTTCTGGCGGTTCCGAACTGGCTGGCCGGGCAGGTGAAAGCGCCCATGAGAATGCGGGCCGATCTTCCGGGCATGTTGAACCCTCGAAAGTAG